In Candidatus Hamiltonella defensa 5AT (Acyrthosiphon pisum), one genomic interval encodes:
- a CDS encoding multidrug effflux MFS transporter: MQNINQPPLWLLILLIMFPQLVQTIYSPALPDIASSFRVSSEQAAQTLSVYFVSFAIGVVLWGWLSDRIGRRPAMMIGLTFYALGEALAIVAINFNMLLLARMVAALGAAAGSVLVQTMLRDSYKSTALARVFSIIGAALAVSPVFGLLSGGWLVSLYGHMGVFIALSSFSILLLVLTAIALPETRPENTIGHSMLSLAVRMARDSSFWRNAMLISLLNTMIFSYYSLAPFLFEQFGWDSRAFGWTGFLLMFSSLFGSLLNRKLLASNKHTEQLVRHACSLALLSGIAAWGLQSSPWILVPVVGVVVAYGIAIPNILSHALRQYSEQTGAAGALFGLVYYLLLALMLGLAGVVQQLGLVLTACAMIAWLYRPSSISH; the protein is encoded by the coding sequence ATGCAAAACATAAATCAGCCTCCACTGTGGCTATTAATATTGTTGATCATGTTTCCACAATTGGTGCAAACCATTTACAGCCCGGCGCTACCAGATATTGCTTCTTCGTTCAGAGTCAGCAGTGAGCAAGCGGCTCAAACACTGTCAGTCTACTTTGTCTCCTTTGCCATCGGAGTCGTATTATGGGGCTGGTTGAGCGATCGCATTGGTAGACGCCCCGCCATGATGATTGGTCTCACCTTCTATGCTTTAGGGGAAGCCCTCGCGATAGTGGCTATCAATTTCAACATGTTGCTACTGGCTCGTATGGTGGCAGCTTTGGGTGCCGCTGCAGGTTCGGTCCTGGTGCAAACCATGTTGAGAGACAGTTATAAGTCAACCGCATTGGCTCGCGTATTTTCGATCATAGGCGCAGCGCTGGCAGTGAGCCCGGTGTTTGGGTTGTTGAGCGGAGGCTGGCTGGTGAGTCTTTACGGGCATATGGGGGTGTTTATTGCTCTGTCATCGTTCTCGATATTGCTGCTCGTGCTGACGGCTATTGCTCTGCCGGAAACGCGGCCTGAAAATACGATCGGGCACAGTATGCTCAGTCTGGCTGTACGCATGGCGCGAGACAGCTCATTTTGGCGAAACGCTATGCTGATTTCATTGCTCAATACAATGATATTCAGTTATTACAGTCTTGCACCTTTTCTTTTCGAACAGTTCGGTTGGGATTCCAGAGCTTTTGGTTGGACTGGATTTTTACTGATGTTCTCATCCCTTTTTGGCAGCCTGCTAAACCGCAAGTTGTTGGCTTCAAACAAACACACGGAACAACTGGTGCGTCATGCTTGCAGTTTGGCACTATTATCCGGCATTGCCGCATGGGGTTTACAGAGCTCTCCGTGGATTTTGGTGCCTGTAGTCGGGGTGGTTGTTGCTTATGGAATCGCGATTCCCAATATACTGAGCCATGCTTTGCGTCAATATAGTGAGCAGACAGGCGCTGCAGGAGCGCTGTTCGGGCTGGTTTACTATTTATTGTTAGCTCTGATGCTAGGGCTGGCTGGTGTGGTACAGCAGTTGGGCCTTGTTCTTACCGCTTGTGCGATGATAGCCTGGTTATACCGGCCATCTTCAATCAGTCATTGA
- the uspA gene encoding universal stress protein UspA, protein MAYQHILIAVDLSEESQILLEKAVSMARPYHAKISLIHVDVNYTDLYTGLIDPPFGDVQKHIAEETKKKLTQLSQSTDYFITETLIGNGAFAEVLVDAVKKYEVDLVLCGHHQDFWSKLMSSTRQLLSVVHVDMLIVPLRKADITENQN, encoded by the coding sequence ATGGCCTATCAACATATTTTGATTGCAGTTGATCTTTCTGAGGAAAGTCAAATTTTGTTAGAAAAAGCAGTTTCCATGGCAAGACCCTATCATGCCAAAATTTCTCTCATACACGTGGATGTGAATTACACCGATCTTTATACAGGTTTAATAGATCCGCCTTTTGGGGATGTTCAAAAACATATTGCTGAGGAAACGAAAAAAAAATTAACTCAGTTATCCCAAAGTACCGATTATTTTATTACTGAAACCTTAATCGGAAATGGAGCATTCGCGGAAGTTTTGGTGGATGCCGTCAAAAAATATGAAGTGGATTTAGTGCTATGCGGACATCATCAGGATTTTTGGAGTAAGTTGATGTCCTCCACTCGTCAGCTGCTGAGTGTTGTCCATGTCGATATGCTGATCGTACCTCTAAGAAAAGCAGACATCACCGAGAATCAAAATTAA
- the murI gene encoding glutamate racemase — MTSQMNFYDRVSVLILDSGIGGLSVYQEMKKLLPHIHYIYCFDNEGFPYGEKSEIFILEQIVRIMTAIQKKHFLNCVIIACNTASTIVLPILRQRFSFPIIGAVPAIKPAAHITRNGVLGLLATPATIKRPYTLDLIKRFAKNCQVELLGSSELVYLAEKKVLGTEISINMFKKILQPWLNLQKVPDTIVLGCTHFPFIINELQQIFLNARMIHSGAAIAKRAFSLIGSQQNTSVHSFKNKAYCVKKNGDTESLSPILEKYGFSVLEELSL, encoded by the coding sequence ATGACTTCTCAAATGAATTTTTATGATCGTGTCAGTGTGTTGATTCTTGATTCTGGGATAGGTGGTTTATCCGTATATCAAGAAATGAAAAAATTATTGCCTCACATTCATTATATTTATTGTTTTGATAATGAAGGTTTTCCGTATGGCGAAAAATCTGAAATTTTCATTTTAGAGCAAATAGTCAGAATCATGACTGCTATACAAAAAAAGCATTTTTTAAATTGCGTTATTATTGCCTGTAATACAGCGAGTACTATTGTTTTACCTATTTTGCGTCAACGTTTTTCTTTTCCTATTATAGGTGCGGTTCCTGCGATCAAACCTGCTGCACATATCACCCGTAATGGTGTTTTGGGTTTGCTGGCAACGCCAGCAACGATAAAACGCCCTTATACTTTAGATTTAATAAAACGATTTGCTAAAAATTGCCAGGTGGAACTATTAGGATCATCTGAACTCGTTTATTTGGCAGAAAAAAAAGTGCTGGGAACAGAAATTTCTATCAATATGTTTAAAAAAATTTTACAGCCATGGCTGAATCTACAAAAAGTACCAGATACCATTGTACTTGGTTGTACCCATTTTCCCTTTATCATAAATGAATTACAGCAAATTTTTTTAAACGCGAGAATGATCCATTCAGGGGCAGCAATAGCCAAACGTGCTTTTTCTCTCATTGGATCACAACAAAATACCTCTGTGCATTCATTTAAAAATAAGGCTTATTGCGTTAAAAAAAATGGGGACACGGAAAGCTTATCTCCTATTTTAGAAAAATATGGATTTTCAGTTTTAGAAGAGTTGTCACTCTAG
- the orn gene encoding oligoribonuclease — protein MVKKSINHHQNLIWIDLEMTGLDPERDSIIEIATLVTDADLNILAEGPVIQIYQSDQQIALMNDWNICVHTKTGLIERVKNSLFSTADAESATLEFLRKWVPEGQSPICGNSVAQDRRFLYRYMPKLEAYFHYRYLDVSTLKELAARWKPEILPGFKKKNTHQALEDIRESVSELAYYREHFIQR, from the coding sequence ATGGTCAAAAAATCTATCAATCATCACCAAAATTTAATTTGGATTGATTTGGAAATGACAGGGTTAGATCCTGAGCGGGATAGTATTATTGAGATTGCCACTTTGGTGACCGATGCCGATCTCAATATTCTCGCAGAGGGGCCTGTGATACAAATTTATCAATCCGATCAACAGATAGCGTTAATGAACGATTGGAACATATGTGTTCATACAAAAACAGGGTTAATTGAGCGTGTCAAAAACAGTCTCTTTTCGACAGCGGATGCAGAATCCGCCACGCTTGAATTTTTAAGAAAATGGGTGCCTGAAGGTCAATCACCGATTTGTGGTAATAGTGTGGCTCAAGATAGACGTTTTCTTTATCGTTATATGCCAAAATTGGAGGCATATTTTCATTACCGCTATCTTGATGTGAGTACTTTAAAAGAATTAGCTGCCCGTTGGAAACCTGAAATATTGCCTGGATTTAAAAAGAAAAATACACATCAGGCTTTGGAAGATATAAGGGAGTCTGTTTCTGAATTAGCCTACTATCGCGAACATTTTATTCAGAGATAA
- the rsgA gene encoding small ribosomal subunit biogenesis GTPase RsgA — protein MKKNKLSKNQHRRIQAHHQYRLHPTSLTDDKNNQLDDAQFGEPQQGVVISRFGQHADVEGHQGQQQRCHIRRNVLSLVTGDRVIWRPGIPRQENRNVKGIVEAVHERKSVLTRPDFYDGIKPMAANIDQIVIVSAVIPDLSLNMIDRYLVVSESLNIKPLLLLNKIDLLTPNERKKINLRLNIYRNIHYTVLEVSAQTGEGIADLQANLLDRVSIFSGQSGVGKSSLLNTLLPPTEQQILVEALSEKSALGQHTTTTSRLYHFQQGGDLIDSPGIREFGLWHLTQEQIIQGFIEFRDYVGHCKFRDCAHIDDPCCALRDAVQKGHIAKERFDNYHQILSEITLKGKKLFNQD, from the coding sequence GTGAAAAAAAATAAACTCTCAAAAAATCAACACCGCCGTATTCAGGCTCATCATCAATATCGACTCCATCCGACATCTCTCACGGACGATAAAAACAATCAATTAGACGATGCTCAATTTGGTGAACCACAACAAGGGGTCGTCATTAGCCGTTTTGGTCAGCACGCAGATGTAGAAGGTCATCAGGGTCAACAACAACGCTGTCATATCCGAAGGAACGTGCTTTCTTTAGTGACAGGTGACAGAGTGATCTGGAGACCTGGTATACCAAGGCAAGAAAACCGCAACGTAAAAGGTATTGTAGAAGCTGTTCATGAACGAAAATCTGTCTTAACACGCCCCGATTTTTATGACGGTATTAAACCGATGGCAGCGAACATCGATCAGATCGTCATAGTCTCAGCAGTGATCCCTGATTTATCACTTAATATGATTGATCGTTATTTGGTGGTCTCTGAAAGTTTAAATATAAAGCCGCTCCTCCTTTTAAATAAAATTGATTTATTAACACCCAATGAACGAAAAAAAATCAATCTCAGGCTGAATATTTATCGAAATATTCATTACACTGTTCTTGAAGTGTCGGCTCAAACAGGCGAAGGAATCGCTGATTTACAAGCAAATTTATTAGACCGTGTCAGTATTTTTTCTGGTCAATCGGGCGTAGGAAAATCGAGTTTATTGAACACTTTGTTGCCCCCGACTGAACAGCAAATCCTGGTTGAAGCCCTTTCAGAAAAATCCGCCCTGGGTCAACATACTACGACAACAAGTCGTTTGTATCATTTTCAACAAGGAGGAGATTTGATTGATTCACCCGGGATCAGAGAATTTGGTCTTTGGCATTTAACCCAAGAGCAAATTATCCAGGGTTTTATTGAATTTCGTGATTATGTTGGGCATTGTAAATTCAGAGATTGTGCACACATCGATGATCCCTGTTGTGCCCTGCGTGATGCCGTTCAAAAAGGCCATATCGCTAAAGAGCGTTTTGATAACTATCATCAAATTTTGTCGGAAATCACTTTGAAAGGCAAAAAACTTTTTAATCAAGATTAA
- the asd gene encoding archaetidylserine decarboxylase (Phosphatidylserine decarboxylase is synthesized as a single chain precursor. Generation of the pyruvoyl active site from a Ser is coupled to cleavage of a Gly-Ser bond between the larger (beta) and smaller (alpha chains). It is an integral membrane protein.), giving the protein MLKKLKIKLQYLLPQHALTRLAGWAANKKAGWLTQQVIKIFASYYRVNIKEAQYTEFSAYSSFNEFFIRSLRSDVRPIAAGDNILVQPADGTISESGRIDKDKILQAKGHDYSLEALLAGQSLLAKEFENGQFVTTYLAPGDYHRVHMPCDGVLREMIYVPGSLFSVNAFFAENVPYLFARNERVICIFNTAFGTMAQILVGAMIVGSIETLWSGPVDSQRKGIIQRWVYPDEGSEAPIILKKGEEMGLFKLGSTVINLFVSNKIKLASHLQNGSITRLGEILGEAPH; this is encoded by the coding sequence ATGCTAAAAAAATTAAAAATTAAATTACAATATCTATTACCTCAACACGCTTTGACTCGTCTCGCCGGTTGGGCTGCCAATAAAAAAGCAGGCTGGCTTACTCAGCAGGTGATTAAGATATTTGCTTCCTATTACCGCGTTAACATAAAAGAAGCACAATATACTGAATTTTCTGCGTATTCTTCTTTTAATGAATTTTTTATTCGTTCCTTACGTTCTGATGTCCGCCCTATTGCAGCAGGAGATAACATTCTCGTTCAACCAGCAGATGGCACAATCAGTGAATCAGGCCGAATTGATAAGGATAAAATTCTACAAGCGAAAGGCCATGACTATTCTTTAGAGGCCTTACTGGCCGGCCAGTCTTTGCTTGCAAAAGAATTTGAAAATGGGCAATTTGTGACAACCTATCTTGCGCCGGGTGATTACCATCGAGTGCATATGCCTTGTGATGGGGTTCTGCGCGAAATGATTTATGTTCCAGGCTCTTTGTTTTCAGTGAATGCTTTTTTTGCAGAGAATGTCCCTTATTTGTTTGCCCGCAACGAGCGCGTGATTTGTATTTTTAATACAGCCTTTGGCACCATGGCTCAGATTTTAGTAGGTGCAATGATTGTGGGGAGTATTGAAACTTTGTGGTCAGGGCCTGTTGATTCCCAGAGAAAGGGCATTATTCAACGCTGGGTTTATCCTGATGAAGGTAGTGAAGCCCCGATTATTTTGAAAAAAGGTGAAGAAATGGGGCTTTTTAAATTAGGCTCTACTGTGATTAACTTATTTGTATCAAATAAAATAAAATTAGCCTCTCATTTACAAAATGGTTCAATCACACGCTTGGGAGAAATATTAGGGGAAGCCCCGCACTAA
- the mscM gene encoding miniconductance mechanosensitive channel MscM translates to MLPFILLLIGLLYSLTALPDPPRLNKIQIESFLKKVKSNQKLPHQKEIIQTLEASIDWLDATEISAKEAKKYQIVINNFESLIKNLQKQIEKEDEKPLSIEANLTIQELEQEVIKTNSQLIELTRQIQHEQEEFQQIFDLILKIPAEQSEIRRILSQITQQLQLKSNPLTPLEQAQLTLLKAEALAHRAKLNQLELAQLSSNNRQELSRMRIELYQKRHEHKDKLLEILQKNLNDQRYKNAEQALKRTELMAKECADLPVSISKNMETNRMLTDTLNEQAKRMNAISYQKRQIDSEILKVKQTLNAIREQVQWLSVSPALGETLITQVEKLPEKPKLQKLDQDMADLRLKRLNYEELLEQERKKMISIQEGGPSLASQQRCIFDAQMRHKSELLNLLISGYDSQILELTKIRLASNQLVDALNEVQEAVHRYLFWVPDINRVSFAYPIKTVKDLMQLLSLNTASQISGALMTMLNNQQTLLQTIGALLLVAFSIGSRRHYYAFLERTHNRVGKVNQDQFALTLRTVFWSIFIASPLPILWKIMGYGLQNAWSYPIAVSIGTAVTETVPVLWVFMISATFASPYGLFISHFRWHPDQVKRAMRFYRMLIWLIVPLMMAIITFQNYNDREFLSTLGRLCFILLCIALSLVTTSLKRAGVPLYLDKNGHCDNVLNHTLWRLLFFAPLIAAFASTLGYLATAQALLSRLETSVTIWFFLLIVYHIIRRWMLIQRRRIAFERAKQRRADILAQRARGEEENLYNNSESAIEIEEPVINLDLISAQSLRLVRFILTMIALISVITIWSDIHSAFGFLENIHLWKVASTINGVDNIQNITMGSLLVCIFFIIVTAQLVRNLPALLELVLLQHLDLTPGTGYAISTITKYLIMLAGGMIGFSFLGIEWGKLQWMAAALTVGLGFGLQEIFANFISGLIILFEKPIRIGDTVTIRNFTGTVTKINTRATTIFDWDKKEVIVPNKAFVTEQFVNWSLSDTITRVVLNIPAPANVNSQLIKSILLNACKCCPLSLTHPEPEAYLINLEQGIQIFELRVFASDITERMPLRHAIHQLILEGYQQHGIDLPFPPFQAKIDTFKHDEHAVFLNKNHIRKTGSL, encoded by the coding sequence ATATTACCGTTTATTTTGTTACTGATAGGCTTACTATATTCCCTAACAGCACTCCCCGATCCACCTCGATTAAATAAAATTCAGATCGAAAGCTTTTTAAAAAAAGTCAAATCAAATCAGAAATTACCTCATCAAAAAGAAATCATTCAAACGCTTGAGGCCAGTATAGACTGGCTAGATGCTACTGAGATATCTGCAAAAGAAGCAAAGAAATATCAGATAGTGATTAATAATTTTGAAAGTCTCATAAAAAATTTACAGAAACAAATAGAAAAAGAAGATGAGAAACCCCTTTCAATAGAAGCCAACCTAACAATTCAAGAACTCGAACAAGAGGTGATAAAAACCAACAGTCAACTGATAGAGCTCACTCGACAGATACAACACGAACAAGAAGAATTCCAACAAATTTTTGATTTGATTCTCAAAATACCGGCGGAACAATCCGAAATACGACGTATTTTGAGCCAAATCACTCAACAGTTACAGTTAAAAAGCAATCCCCTCACGCCGCTTGAACAAGCTCAATTGACTTTATTGAAAGCTGAAGCGTTAGCACATAGAGCAAAGCTCAATCAACTCGAACTAGCACAGCTTTCGTCCAATAATCGGCAAGAGTTATCACGTATGCGTATCGAACTGTATCAAAAACGCCATGAACACAAAGATAAATTGCTAGAAATACTGCAAAAAAATCTTAATGATCAGCGATATAAAAATGCAGAGCAAGCCTTAAAACGTACCGAATTAATGGCAAAAGAATGTGCTGATTTGCCTGTATCGATCAGTAAAAACATGGAAACCAATCGCATGCTCACTGACACATTAAACGAGCAGGCAAAACGTATGAATGCAATTTCTTACCAAAAACGTCAAATTGATTCTGAAATTTTAAAAGTCAAGCAAACCTTAAATGCGATCCGTGAGCAGGTACAATGGCTTTCTGTTTCACCCGCATTAGGCGAAACCTTAATCACACAAGTAGAAAAATTACCTGAGAAACCAAAATTACAAAAATTAGATCAGGATATGGCTGACTTACGGCTTAAACGATTGAACTATGAAGAGTTATTGGAACAAGAACGAAAAAAAATGATCTCAATACAGGAAGGTGGCCCCTCTTTAGCATCTCAGCAACGCTGTATTTTTGATGCTCAGATGCGTCATAAATCTGAATTACTTAATTTACTGATTTCAGGTTATGACTCACAAATATTAGAATTGACCAAAATCAGATTAGCAAGTAATCAACTGGTCGACGCACTTAATGAAGTGCAAGAAGCTGTTCACCGTTATCTTTTTTGGGTACCCGACATTAATCGAGTTTCCTTTGCTTACCCTATTAAAACCGTTAAAGATTTAATGCAATTATTATCATTAAATACCGCCTCGCAAATTTCAGGCGCTTTAATGACAATGTTAAACAACCAGCAAACGCTTCTCCAGACTATTGGTGCATTACTCCTTGTCGCTTTTAGTATAGGTTCGCGTCGACACTATTATGCTTTTCTTGAACGAACCCACAACCGTGTCGGGAAAGTCAATCAAGATCAATTTGCTTTAACGCTCCGAACAGTATTTTGGTCCATATTTATCGCATCCCCTTTACCTATATTATGGAAAATCATGGGTTATGGTTTACAAAATGCTTGGTCTTATCCCATCGCGGTCAGTATTGGTACTGCTGTGACTGAAACTGTGCCTGTGTTATGGGTTTTTATGATCAGCGCCACTTTCGCCAGCCCTTATGGACTTTTTATCTCTCATTTTCGCTGGCACCCCGACCAGGTTAAAAGAGCCATGCGTTTTTATCGTATGCTCATTTGGCTTATCGTGCCTCTTATGATGGCTATCATTACTTTTCAAAATTATAATGACAGAGAATTTTTAAGTACTTTGGGCCGCCTTTGTTTTATTTTGTTGTGTATTGCACTTAGCCTGGTGACAACCAGCCTGAAACGGGCAGGTGTGCCTCTTTATTTAGATAAAAATGGTCATTGTGACAATGTACTGAATCACACATTATGGCGATTGTTGTTTTTTGCTCCTTTGATCGCGGCCTTTGCTTCTACATTAGGTTATCTGGCAACAGCTCAAGCTTTGCTCTCACGTTTAGAAACCTCTGTTACCATCTGGTTCTTTTTATTGATCGTTTATCACATCATTCGTCGCTGGATGTTGATTCAAAGACGGCGTATTGCTTTTGAACGTGCTAAACAGCGGCGGGCTGATATTTTAGCGCAACGGGCGCGAGGGGAAGAGGAAAATCTTTATAATAATTCCGAAAGTGCCATAGAAATAGAGGAACCCGTGATCAATCTGGATCTGATCAGTGCACAATCTCTACGTTTGGTGAGATTTATTCTCACTATGATCGCGTTAATTTCAGTCATTACGATTTGGTCCGATATCCACTCCGCTTTTGGTTTTTTAGAAAACATTCACCTTTGGAAGGTAGCTTCAACCATTAATGGTGTAGATAATATACAAAATATTACTATGGGCTCGCTGCTGGTCTGTATTTTTTTTATTATTGTGACCGCTCAGCTGGTACGTAATCTCCCTGCTCTATTAGAACTGGTGCTGCTACAGCATTTAGATCTGACACCGGGCACCGGTTACGCTATTTCTACCATTACTAAATATTTAATCATGCTTGCTGGGGGGATGATTGGCTTTTCTTTCTTGGGAATTGAATGGGGGAAATTGCAGTGGATGGCTGCAGCTTTAACCGTGGGATTAGGATTCGGTTTACAGGAAATATTTGCTAATTTTATTTCTGGTCTGATTATTTTATTTGAAAAACCCATTCGTATTGGCGATACAGTCACCATACGTAATTTTACCGGCACTGTGACAAAAATTAATACGCGAGCCACAACGATTTTTGATTGGGATAAAAAAGAAGTCATTGTGCCGAATAAAGCGTTTGTGACTGAACAATTTGTTAATTGGTCTCTGTCAGATACCATTACTCGTGTGGTATTAAATATTCCTGCCCCCGCAAACGTGAATAGCCAACTCATCAAATCCATATTATTAAATGCCTGCAAATGTTGTCCTTTATCATTAACTCATCCAGAACCGGAGGCCTATTTAATCAATCTTGAGCAGGGCATACAGATTTTCGAATTGCGGGTTTTTGCTTCAGATATCACGGAACGGATGCCATTGCGTCACGCAATACATCAGTTAATTTTGGAGGGCTATCAACAACATGGTATTGATCTGCCCTTTCCGCCTTTTCAGGCAAAAATCGATACTTTTAAACACGATGAGCATGCTGTTTTTTTGAATAAAAACCATATAAGAAAAACAGGGAGCTTATAA
- the epmA gene encoding elongation factor P--(R)-beta-lysine ligase, translating to MSEAANWQPSAPISNLLKRADMIKKIRQFFTDRGVLEVDTPCMSQATVTDVHLSTFETRFLAPTMAKSLSLYMTTSPEYHMKRLLAAGSGPIYQMGRCFRNEEMGRYHNPEFTLLEWYRPHYDMYRLMDEVDDLLQQILTCHSAETLSYQQAFLRHLNIDPLSADETQIKEAAVRLNLASITDNEKDRDTFLQLLFMAGVEPYIGRDKPVFIYHFPASQAALASISTEDYRVAERFEVYFKGIELANGFYELTDSAEQQQRFEQDNRQRAALGLPKRSIDERFIAALKHGLPPCSGVALGIDRLVMLSVNAENLSEVMAFPVERA from the coding sequence ATGAGCGAAGCGGCTAACTGGCAGCCAAGTGCTCCTATTTCCAATTTATTAAAACGCGCCGACATGATCAAAAAAATTCGGCAATTTTTTACTGACCGGGGTGTGTTAGAGGTTGATACGCCCTGTATGAGCCAAGCGACGGTCACGGATGTACATTTGTCCACTTTTGAAACCCGCTTTTTAGCTCCAACGATGGCTAAAAGCTTGTCGTTATATATGACGACCAGTCCTGAATATCATATGAAACGCCTTCTTGCTGCAGGGAGCGGCCCAATTTATCAGATGGGGCGATGTTTTCGAAATGAAGAAATGGGGCGTTATCACAATCCTGAGTTTACTTTATTAGAATGGTACCGACCTCATTACGATATGTATCGTCTAATGGATGAAGTGGATGATTTACTGCAGCAAATATTAACCTGTCATTCTGCGGAGACACTTTCTTATCAGCAGGCATTTTTACGGCATTTGAATATAGATCCCCTTTCTGCTGATGAAACTCAGATTAAAGAGGCTGCTGTGAGGCTGAATCTTGCCTCTATTACTGATAACGAAAAAGATCGTGATACTTTTTTGCAATTGCTTTTTATGGCTGGAGTCGAGCCTTATATTGGGCGTGATAAACCTGTCTTTATTTATCATTTTCCTGCTTCTCAAGCCGCCCTGGCAAGCATCAGTACTGAAGATTATCGCGTTGCAGAGCGTTTTGAGGTGTATTTCAAAGGGATTGAATTAGCGAATGGTTTTTATGAATTAACAGATAGTGCCGAGCAACAACAGCGTTTTGAGCAGGATAATCGTCAGCGTGCTGCTTTAGGCTTGCCTAAACGTTCAATTGATGAGCGTTTTATCGCTGCTCTCAAGCACGGATTACCGCCTTGCTCAGGCGTTGCATTAGGGATTGACCGTCTTGTTATGTTGTCAGTGAATGCAGAAAATTTAAGCGAGGTCATGGCTTTTCCTGTTGAAAGAGCTTGA
- a CDS encoding type IV pilus twitching motility protein PilT: protein MDFEKWIELGVKKKASDLHLCSAHYPRLRIDGELQVLEGYSRVDEKEIKMLSQTLLTEPKYLQLAEKGQLDFAFTQNKQRLRGHFFKQQYGISAAFRFIPESCPDFDVLNIPAIVQQLMRQENGLILITGATGSGKSTTLNAVISAMNQRYARHIIILEDPIEYLHRDGLGLIQQRDLSLHTCSANAALSATLRQDPDIILLSELRDLESIRLALTAAETGHLVLATLHTRTAAQAVDRLIDVFPAEDKSCVRGQLASSLIAVLAQKLVLKEGGGRIPLFEVLVRTPAVSHLIREGKIHQLEDVMHRGSQWGMQTFTQHKEQLQQEGSLAKNA, encoded by the coding sequence ATGGATTTTGAAAAATGGATTGAACTTGGTGTAAAAAAGAAGGCTTCTGATTTACACCTTTGTAGTGCTCATTACCCGCGGCTACGTATTGATGGTGAGTTACAGGTTTTAGAAGGATATTCCAGAGTAGATGAGAAAGAAATTAAAATGTTGTCTCAAACACTATTGACAGAACCAAAATATCTACAATTAGCAGAAAAAGGACAACTAGATTTTGCTTTCACCCAAAATAAACAGCGACTTAGAGGGCATTTTTTTAAGCAACAATACGGAATATCAGCGGCTTTTCGTTTCATTCCAGAATCTTGCCCTGATTTTGATGTTTTGAATATACCAGCGATCGTTCAACAATTAATGCGACAAGAAAATGGCTTAATTTTAATCACTGGAGCAACGGGTAGTGGCAAATCAACCACTCTGAACGCGGTGATTTCAGCTATGAATCAGCGTTATGCCCGTCATATCATCATATTAGAGGATCCTATTGAATATCTTCACAGAGACGGCTTGGGATTGATTCAACAAAGAGATTTAAGTTTACATACCTGTTCGGCAAATGCTGCTTTAAGTGCTACGTTAAGGCAGGATCCTGATATTATTTTATTAAGCGAATTACGTGATTTAGAGAGCATTCGTCTTGCATTGACAGCGGCTGAAACAGGGCATTTAGTATTGGCAACGCTGCATACGCGTACTGCGGCTCAGGCGGTTGATAGACTGATCGACGTTTTTCCTGCAGAAGACAAGTCATGTGTCAGAGGTCAATTGGCTTCGAGTTTGATCGCGGTGCTTGCTCAAAAATTAGTGCTTAAAGAGGGAGGAGGACGTATTCCTTTATTTGAAGTATTGGTGCGTACCCCTGCTGTATCTCATTTAATTCGAGAAGGTAAAATCCATCAATTAGAAGATGTCATGCACAGAGGAAGCCAATGGGGAATGCAAACTTTTACGCAACATAAAGAACAGCTTCAACAAGAGGGATCCTTAGCAAAAAACGCGTAA